The segment CCACATTTAAATGATCTTTTAGATCTTTAAGTGatctttaaaatgatcttttagAGGATCTGTCACCCCACTGTCTCCCTCCCCTGCCACTTGATTTGAGCCCCTAGGTGACAGGAGCTCTGTCTCTCTTCTGGTGGTATCCAGAGTCTAACTGTCCAGCACACTGCAAGTATTTCAAAAACTCTTGGTGAATGCCGGCATGGACAGAGGTATTCTGAGTTATTTGATAGTAAAGATAATGATTatcattgatattttttcccttaagtCATTcatattcagctcagttcagttgagtccttagtcgtgtccgactctttgcgaccccatggactgcagcaccccaggcctccccgtacatcaccaacttccagagttttcccaaatgtccattgagtcagtgatgccatccaaccatctcatcctctgtcgtccccttctcctcctgccctcaatctttcccagcatcagggtcttttcaaaagagtcagctctttgcattaggtggccaaagtattggagtttcagcttcagcatcagtccttccaatgaacatccaggactgatctcctttagaatggactggttggatctccttgtagttcaagggactctcgagagtcttctccaacacaactcaaaagcatcagttcttcagtgctcggctttctttatagtccaactctcacatccatacataactattggaaaaaccatagccttgactagacggacctttgttgacaaagtaatgtctctgctttttaatatgctgtctaggttggtcataactttccttccaagaagtaagcgtcttttaatttcacggctacagtcaccatctgcagtgattttggagcccccccccccaataaactctgtcactgtttccactgtttccccatctatttgccatgaagtgatgggaccagatgccatgatcttcgttttctgaatgttgagctttaagccaactttttcactctcctctttcactttcatcaagaggctctttcttcttcactttctgccataagggtggtgtcatctgcatatctgaggttattgatatttctcctggcaatgattccagcttgtgcttcatccagtccagcatttctcatgatgtactctgcatataagttaaataagtagggtgacaatatacagccttgacatactccttttctgatttggaaccagtctgttgttccatgtccagttctaactgttgcttcctgacctgcatacaggtttctcaagaggcaggtcaggtggtctggtattcccatctcttgaagagttttccatggtttattgtgatccacacagtcaaaggctttggcatagtcaataaagcagaaatagatgtttttctggaactcttgcttttttgatgatccaccggatgttggcaatttgatctctggttcctctgccttttctaaaaccagcttgaacatctggaagttcacagttcacatatttctgaagcctggtttggagaattttgagcattaccttactagcatgtgagatgagtacaattgtgcgatagtttgagcattctttggcatttccgttctttgggattggaatgatattGGCGATAGAATATTGGAATAATTGGAATTATtggtgatagaggcaaggtccaatgctgtaaagagcaatattgcataggaacctgaatgttaggtccatgaatcaaggcaaattggaagtggtcaaacaggagatggcaagagtgaatgtcgacattctaggaatcagtgaactaaaatggactgtaatgggtgaatttaattcagatgaccattatatctactactgtgggcagaaatcctttagaagaaatgcagtagccatcatagtcaacaaaagagttcgaaatgcagtacttagatacaatctcaaaaatgacagaatgatctctgtttgtttccaaggcaaaccattgaatatcacagtaatctaagtctatgccccgaccagtaatgctgaagaaactgaagttgaatggttctatgaagacctacaagaccttctagaactaacaccccccaaagatgtccttttcattataggggactgaaatgcaaaagtagaagtctagaaacacctggagtaacaggcaaatttggctttggagtacagaatgaagcagggcaaaggctaataagagttctgccaagagaatgcactggtcatagcaaacaccctcttccaacaacacaagagaagactctacacatggacatcaccagatggtcaacaccgaaatcagattgattatattctttgcagccaaagatggagaagctctatatagtcagcaaaaataagaccaggagtggactgtggctcagatcatgaactccttattgccaaattcagacttaagttgaagaaagtggggaaaaccattaaaccattcaggtatgacctaaatcaaatcccttataattatacaatggaagtgggaaatagatttaaggggctagatctgatagacagagtgcctgatgaactatggacggaggttcgtgacattgtacatgagacagggatcaagaccatccccaagaaaaagaaatgcaaaaaagcaaaatggctgtctgaggaggccttataaatagctgtgaaaagaagagaagcgaagagcaaaggagaaaaggaaagatatatgcatttgaatgcagaggtccatagaatagcaagaagagataagaaagccttcctcagtgattaatgcaaataaataaagcgaaataaaagaatgggaaagactagagatctctaagaaaattagagataccaagggaacatttcatgcaaagatgggctcaataatgaACAAAAATTGTATGGagctgacagaagcagaagatattacgaagaggtggcaagaataaacagaagaactatacaaaaaagatctcgacccagataatcacgatggtatgatcactcacctagagccagacatcctggaatgtgaagtcaagtgggccttaggaagaatcactatgaacaaagctagttgaggtgatggaataccagttgagctatttcaaatcctgaaagatgatgctgtgaaagtgctgcattcaatatgtcagcaaatttggaaaactcagcagtagccacaggactggataaggtcaggtttcattgcaatcccagaaaggaaatgccaaagaatgctcaaaaaagTCATTCATATTAGAGTCTTCAAAATACCCCAGGTATAGGAAAGAATGAAGCTGTTATGTAGGTAGCATGGATTTCCAATAATCTACCACCCTTtcccaaaaccaaaaaataaaagtttattccCCTTTAGGTTTCTGTGTCCAGGAATTTGCTGAGTTCTTTAGAGACCAGCCAGGCAGGTGTTAATAATGTAAATGAGATTCTTCTGTCTCTGCCATTTTGGGGTTAAAATTCTGACTCTGAAGAAGACTATATGAATTTATCACAAAGCCAAAATTACATTTGTCTTTCCTAACACCTACGATGATTACTTTATGATTCACGCACTAAAAAAAAAGCCTAATTAGAAATGCCTTTGGTCACTTTATAGCTAAATTGATATGTTGCACAAGAGCAAATTTGAGGTATGGAAGGAAGTTTGCTTACTCATGAGTTGCTAACAGATACTCATGTTCCTGAGTTCATTGGCAAATATCATTggctgttttgcttttaaaaaagaaagttcttagaaaaaattataataagtaTTGTGACTAAGTATAAGAATTTCTGAGAGGCAAGCTATTTTTCCCTATAGATCCAGCCTGGGTTGCTTTAGTATTGATGCTTTAGACCTAGAAGTTAAATGCTAATGTAGTGTCATTTTGTTAAAATAGTATATCACAGAAAAGCAGAAGAACACATATATAACATTTAATTGATTTTGCTTTTCATTGCATCCATATGCCTACtgagcttatatatatatatatttctatcaaTATTTTTGGTTTACAGTGAAATACTTTTTCTTGCTAATACCAATCATGTTTTTAATTATACTTAAAGCATGCCTTTAAAAGCAGTAATATAGAGATGTCATCATCTTTTATCTGTTTATATTAAGTGAACTTACAGTGGATCCCAACCTGAGATCTCCTAAAATTTCCTAGAGTGGGATTTTGTGTACTGTGACTTTCTTTTAAGACTCAAAGCAAAGCGTGTGTATCGAAGATTGCGGTTTTGTTTTCTTCACCCATTCCTGGTTAAAGAGAATGTCGTGGTGGCTGTTTGTCCCAAATGAGGCAGATGGTGGAATTTTACTAGAAGAAGCTGAGCAAGAGGAAGGAGTTTGAGATTGGCGGAACCACATGGCCCAGAAAGCAGGCCCAGTCCAAAGTCAGCAAACAAGCCCAGTTCTTGCAGGAGGAGCTTTCCAATATTTAAGACCTAAATGTGTATGGTGGCTGTGGGCTGGTGTAATTTTGAAAGAGAGGTTGTAGGCAGTTTGCATTCTGGAATAATTTGAGGGCATCCAATAACTGAAATCCCGCTTTAGAACTGGGAATCTGGCTTGAGTTTGAGCCTTATCCTGTACACTGTGTGACCGTTCTGAGTtgcagtttccttttctctgtaatGATAAGACCTATTCACAACTTAAAATCAGGATAAATTAGGTAATGTACACAAAATTGCTTTGTTCAGTGGCATGTGCCGTAAATGCTACTGGAGTTGAGCAAAGATAGTTTCTGTTAGACTGTCCCACAGAACCTGCACAGCCATTCACATTTCATGCCTCAGACCAGATGGACTGACATTGGGACATTGATATCGTTGCAGTGAGCCCAATGATTAGGCTACCACATCTAATGCtttcaaaaacaaaccaaaaaaagatgcATAAGTATTTGATAACTGATTAATGAAGTGAGATTCTTAATGTCATTTATTAAATGTAAAGCTTATTTACAGCATTTGTAGAATCAGATCTGCAGGGGATCTCATCtaattttctccctcccttcaaGAAGGGCTGTATCAAATGTAAATTGGGcctggcagatggtgattggattCAGTTTCTAAATTTCTTAAGGAAGATTTCACAGTTTTCCTCTCTAAATTCTTTCAGTAATTTAACAATTCTTACGCCAAGTTCTTCCTTACAGCTGACCTAAATCTGTACTTGTAAAAGTCCTTTCTTATCCCCCTCCTCCTGTTTTTACCAGAGATAGAGAACAGCTGGCCAGCAGCCTTCTTATGATAATAACCCTTTTCAGTATTGAAAAAAGAGTTACTCAGTTGGACTCAGTCGTTCCATCTCGTCCACCCCTGCACCACCACCCCATTCATCGTCTATTCTCTGAATCATTCATGATGATGACGCCGTCCCTCACCCTGTCCCTGTCTCAGACCCTTGATACTTTCAAGCAGCTGGGCAGACCTGTGActctggggaggaggcaggctgctgcttcctctcctccctaTGCTTTATGCATCATTGAGCCTTCTAACAAATGAATCAGGATAACCCTTAACAGTGTTGGGCGAGTACATGACACATTTATCTCATAAACATGGAGTTCTGCAAGGATACTAATCACAGGTTGCTTTGAAAATTGGGCCTCCCCAGTGCCTTAGTTTGCTTAGCCAGTCAGGCCATGACGCTACCGCTTTGCGTGCTAAAGATAACACTGATTGATATCTCTGCTGTCTTGAACTTAGTCTTGGAAGACACTGAGCTAAAACTCTCCTGAGTGTAGAATATGCACACTGACTGAAAGAGAGAATGGGCTTCCCCAGCTTTCTAAGTTACAATTTGAAAATAAGCGACCATTGAGGACAATTGAGCTCATTAAGCTGATCCCAAGAGGTTTCAGAGTGGCTCCTCTTTTTAATCTGAATGTGTATGCTTTTATGTCTCTCTAGGTTTATTACCCAGAGCTTTCTGTCTGGGTCTGTCAAGAACCATTTCCAGACAAGGAAATGGAGGGAAGGCTTCCTAAGGTAAGATCTCCAGCTGACATTTTGttatggtgtttgtttttttttaaatatagaaacaaacaacaacaccTATTCCTCATTTTAATACTCATTACTATCTACTATAATAATCCATTAACCTGATACCATAATCCATAACCTATTATCATCTTGGAAATAACATgtagtacaaaaaagaaaaagaatatcctGATATCCCGTGATTCTTACAGTTCatattatctttctttcttgatgCCCGAAGTCCAAAGCAAATTTTCATTTAAGAACAGTGGAACCCATTTgtcatatatacattttacaggttttttaatttgtttgttccATTCTGATGTAGATAAAGCCAAATATGAATATATCTAACTAAAAGTTCTCTTAAAAGTATATAGATGATGATAATTTTTTCGGTAATAACACCTGACTATCTGATAAAATTAcccatgaaacaaaacagaaagatattaaaaagctgctaaaaaaaaaaaaaagctgctgtattttttcttctaagttttagGCCCAAACATATTTTCTATAAACATGCTTTCATTGCTCAGACATTTTCAGAGTGACAGTTCTCTGCCAtaagaaaatttgtaaaatttacattttagattTCAGCAGCATttcaaaacaacaacagcaaaaacatttACCAGTTTTTACTGTAGATACCTTTGAACTTTGCTTGTTAGGGTAAATTTGAATTTGACCTTAAGCAAGGAGGATTGTATTTTTTACCACTGACCTGTTgattctgcaattaaaaaaatagagaccATTGAAAATACAATTTCCgtttaaaaatttcttaagtGTAATTGACCAATGGAGAGGACTCCCCAACTATTACTGTCATTTCAACTCTGGTAAACTATCTTACTTGTCCTTAGTGGTTTCAGCAATTCCCCACCTTTTACTGACAGGCAGACATTAGTTAAAGAGATTATGTTGACTGGCAGTTTGCACTGAAAGAAAACAGTCCTAAATCACTTTTAATCTTTCAGAGAATTTCTGAAGGTCAAGGTCGAAATCATTGGCAAGAAAGCACGTGAACTAAATGATTTGGTCCCTGCCTGAGCTAGACTTTTTCTGATTGGAGTGGAAGTGAGCAAAAATACAGCTTTATTTAAAACACACTCACACCCAAGCACTGCACCACCAGGGTTGCAGTGGTCTAAACATTCTTTGCTGGGCCACCTCAGGGCATAATTCCCCTGAGTAGCTGAGGTCAAGATGTGATCAtggaagggaagaggaggagtATAGCTTCTTCATTAGTTCCTACCCCATTCAGGAGTCCAGAGTTCTTGTCTTTGATACTGGTAGCATCAACCAGACAAGCAAGACTGGACAAATTCCTCAGTGAGGTCAACAtgcctccttttcctcttgaAAGGCCATCTGAGTCTTAGGCCTTGTCTGCATTGAGGTATGCTCCAGGGGGCTGGTGGATCCTGGAATTCAGGTCTTCTGTTATTTTGAGTTCTTTCCTCTCTAAATATATGAATAGTATTTTAAGCATAATATATTTGTCCTTTTTCTAGCTGTTGCCTTCTGGAAAAGTACATCTTTGCATAATCATAAGAAAAACAATCCTGGCTTACTTGGCCCAAAACACATTCTTGAGTAACTGGGGGCCTCGTGTACTAACAGTCGTCGGCAGGGAGAGCCACCCAGGAGCACAGTCTCGGGGGCCCCCAGACACGTATCTGtatctcctcctccagccttTTGGTTTATTCAAGTTCCTCAGTCCTATAGGGACCATTATATGAGGATGATGGAGGAAAATAGGACAATTTTTGCATAAAATTCTTCCAAGGTCTAACCTGTGGAAATAAGACATCTTCCTGTCTCCTCTTTGAAATACctccttctcttgttgcagaagcTTAAAATTCCTTCAATGGGGGCaaagatatctttttttctttctttctctctctttttttaatgaataggAGGTAGGGATTGAAATCTAGTGAATCCCAGCCTCCCAAGGAAGGGCGCACAGAACATTAGCTCCCAGAAGCTCCCAGGGTGTCTGATATCAGAACTCCCTGCAAGGCTTGTCACCACCGCTCTGCTGTCCTCCAGTTACTTGGGTGGCTCCCATATAGCATGTTAATTGTGGGGCAGGCTGGAGGGACTGCTTTTGTCTTTCTTGCCTTAAAATCTAATAGACTGTTCAGTCCAAAGTAGGCATGCAGAATGTGAATAGTGAAGGAAGGACACATCTGAATATTTGGGGGtcttgaaagagagaaaaaaaatagtaaaaatggtaAATTCAAATCTGAAATAATCTCCTTCGAATTTTGTTTTCCTGGAAGAACTTCTTTCTGAATTACCCATATCCCACCCAGCTCCCACCCATCtcccatacatttttttttttcatggacatATGAGGGTAGTGAGACTGACACATATAAAGACTAACTGATGTTCTGTACATTCACTTAGGAGTAGGTCTGAAGTAGGCAGATTTAAGGCCAGCCATGATGGTAAGTGAAGTGTGTTATGAACTTATGATTTCCTTTTCTAAGCCTATGACAGTTAGCATTGAATTCTTCATCTGCCTAAAACTTGTTTGTCATACCCTGAACCGTGACGCTAACTGGTTGATACaagaagagaaacaaacattattttaaaaacatcggGTTTcaatggatttcttttttaaatactggGATTGCATGCCAAAtttcaaaattgaaattattttcacaAAAGAAAGGAATTGTTCGATATAATGcttttggatatttttctggaTCCCTTAGGGCATGtaaatgatgaataaaattttaattttctggtttGGCCGTTTTGGCATTTAATGATACCAAAACAACCTCTAAATCACAGACTAAGACTGGAGCATTAAAGTACATACTGAGGGGATTTTATATACATTCTGAAAATGTTACATGCTCTAAAagtctgagattttttttaaaaaatttagataaaACAGATGTTTAATATGAGAACTCTGTATGGTAAATAAAACTTCTTAAAGCTGAATTCTCTGTTACATTTAGTTCACTCTGGGGTTGCTGAGTGAACTGAACAATTTGGTTTCAAGTTGTTTGGATGTCTCTGATTTCTGAattcttcagttcatttcagtcgctcagtcatgtccaactctttgcaaccgcaggCATTGTaccttgccaggcttccctgttcatcaccaactcctggagctttctcagactcattgagttggtgataccatccaaccgtctcatcctctgtcgtcgccttcttctcttgccttcagtctttctcagcatcagggtcttttccaatgagtcagttcttcacttcaggtggccaaagtattggagcttcagcttcagaatcagtccttccaatgaatattcagtactgatatcctttaggattgactggtttgatctccttgcagtccaaaggactctcaagagtcttttccaacaccacagttcaaaggcatcaattctttggcgctcagctttctttatggtccaactctcacatccatacatgactactgaaaaaaccatagctttgattagatggacttttgttggcaaagtaatgtctctgctttttaatatgctgtctagattggtcatagcttttcttccaaagagcaagtgtcttttaatgtcatggctgcagtcaccatctgcagtgattttggagcccaagaaaataaattctgtcactgtttctgttgtttccccatctatttgccatgaagggatgggaccgaatgccatggtcttagttttttgaatgttgagtttcttaaaaagattaaaatatgatAATTTGTAGATTACAAAGCATGATTATCACTTTAACCCAAGTACCTATGTCCAGTCAAATTGGCTTATTATAACTATCGTTTTAGAACATGTGGccttaagaaaaagagaacaacaacaacaacaaatcccaaCAGATCTTTTAAAAccataatggatttttttttcccctagaaaattCCTGTACTTAATGGTTAGGCTAAAAGAGACTCTTGTCATATGTTCACTGTTTTCATTCCTGAGTGGGGCATAACATCTGGTTTTGATAAGACCTTTATTTTGTGGCATCGCTTGGGCAGATGGGCCTCCTTGTCCTGTCCTCCTGCTGTTTGGCTGTGGTGGGGATCTCCTCCCTATGGGCGCTCAGTGGGTCCTCAGTCACAGTGTATTTGGATTCTCCTAGTCAGATACACAAATCCTCACTCATCAGGGTTGTGAGGATAGACTGGAAGACTGCAGTCAGTCCCAACTAGCTGAGTCTCCCGCTCTCTGGGCCTGGTTTCCCTCTCGTCGCCTCTTCTGCAGCTGCTGCCTCCCCAGCCCCGGCCCACGTGATTTACCCCCCAAACACTCCCCTGTCTTTAGTGCCCACTTTTGGTCCTCACTGTAAGGCCTGTAGGGCCTGGGCCACTTGCTTCTAGAATAAAGTGTTGATAAATTATATTTGTCACAGTTGTgatatgctttaaatatttttactatgtattataaaacaattatccctTTCCACCACAGCCAttcaactcttaaaaaaaaaaacccaaagcgtTAACAGTCTAGGAACTCCTTTCACCCAGCCTTCTGTCAGGCCATATTTGATCCCAGAAACTGTCTTTAGAAACCTGACTGTGGGGAATGCTGCCTCCCACATGGCTGGGCTCAGCCCTTAGAGAAGCCCTTGATTCTACTGCAGCCAAGGCAGCTAGTGTTTAATTACTTCATGCCCTCACAGACCTAATATTTACATTCAGGTGAACTGTGTTTAATATGTAAACTCTGCAAAATGTTGGGAGTTCAAGGATAAAAGTTGGGAGGAAGAAGCAAAAATGTTCAAATGGTTTTCAAAGCATGACTCAGTGTGattctttctgtgtgtgtctgtctgtgtgctcttcagggaagacttcctgtcCCCAAGGAAGTGAACCGCAAGAAGGATGGCGGGATCGGGGCTGCCTCCCTGACTCCACTTGGCAGCAATGAACTCCACTCCCCAGGAACCAGTTACCTCCACTCTTTTTAATCACCTCCATTTGTATTCCATATGGTGTATGGGTATTGATGAGGTCATGGTATCATATATgggatttttttctgtgtaaatcATCAAGTATAAGAAGAAACTATGGGACTCTGAGCCTTGCTTTAGAGATGTACAGTGGACAAATAGGTATCATCAAACCAGTTTTTAATCATTCTGACTCAAGTGAAAACGCTCAGAATTTCACACTGTGAATCCACGTTTACAACCCTTACAGGTGGGCCTTCAGGCCTGGTTTGCTACGACGATGTCTTCCACAACTCAAACCCCCTCTGCTCTCACACAACCGGTCCACTTCTGCCTTTTCACTCACACAGCTCCTGACTGCTTCTTGCAGAGGCTGAGagtcccctttttttttttttttttttcatttagatgtAACAAGCTTAGTAGTTTATGTTCATCAATTGTCTGTATATCTCTATATTTTATCCATGTACTCTTTTGATGTATAGAAGTAGTTTGAAACTCATTGTTTCCTTGTGGTAAGTGACCGAGATGCTGCCACAGGACCTGAGACACTGATGAATGGTGCTATTTTGGACTTTCAACATGCTCCTTGGCGAGGTAGCTCTGAtggagttattttttattttcatgttctaAGAAGGTGTTGGTACTCTGTTTCCCTGAATGTCGTTCTCTAGACTGGATTGACTTGTTCTCCTTGTGTCTTCAGTGTGGCTTTCTTCTTCAGCATTGTAGGTTGAGCGAGTGCCACCGCAGAGCAGGAGACTCCCGTCCCACGGGCTGGCACTCCTGGACACGCAGTCACTGTAGCGGGAGCAATCACAAAACTGTAATTTCCTTACCAAATCTCTTCCTTTCAGTAGCCTCGCCTGCCTAACTTAGTGAACGAAAAGCAATAATTTGACAGGCGTTTTTAGGTGTCTCTTTTGgttctttcatttgaaaaaatattcaggGGGAAAGGggcaaacttttattttttttctttttataaatgccctctggggggaaaaaattagCATCTCAGTAGGAACATGAAAGTTACACCTTTCCCAAAAATTAggttgaagaaactgtctttacccccccccccaaattttttttaaaaggcagagcaCTCTTTCAACAGTCCTGATAAGCAAGGTGTAGATTTTACATTTTTGTCCTTGCTCCCAatgaaatggataaacaaaaatacaatcaGACAATACCATCTACTCATGGAATGTTGTTGTGTTAGCCAGTCTGAAAGCCCACCTTGATTTTTATATAACTGTCTTTTAGCTCTTCCTTTGACAGGGCAGGCTTTGTTCTGAACTGTTCCGCTTCTGACTGTTACACATCGACTGACGCATGCGCTGCACTTCTTCGTTCTCTTCTCGCTCCCCATTGGCCTGAGTTTCCTGTGCATTTCCCCCCACCTCCTTTGTTAGAGTAGGTATATCCGCTGTGTAAATAGAGCAAGAAAACAGTATTCTGCATCTGTGGCATTTATGTAGAGTTGCAGTTGTGTACTGCTGAATATGCAGGCTTTTGTAACAATGTGATCTTTACTGATGCACTCACGACAAGTACCCAATGTATTTTAGCTATTTTAGTagtatttgttcaataaatatgcaAGCTGTATGGTAACTGGCTTGGCTCATCATTGGAAAGGCCTACTTTTGAATACTTACACTGTCTCGTGTTAATTCATATGCTCTCAGAGACCCAAAAGTAGATCCAAGGGCAAATATCAATAGAGATAGAATCAGCTCTGCCTTTCAGCATTTTCCCTTCTGAGGGTTTTATGAGATAAGGGCCTAGGCAAGGGCTCATTGGGATGGTATTTGTAGAGCTGCCTATGGCTACAAAGGAGAATTAAACCAAGCCCGttttatttctgtacttttgtttttctctttccatgcACTCCTTCACACCTCAAAACATTCTTTTTTGCCCTTGCCATAAAGACTTACTCTGTGGTGTTTTTTACCTGTAccaaaagatacttgcttcttcaTGGAATatttgcacatacacacaaaaatgtataaatgtataaaaaaagtCTTGTAAGTGGGTAGAATTTTGAGATAGAATTTTAAGTCGTGAATTCACATGTACCCAGCTACCTGTTACCTAGATCTTATCTAGATCTAGATAAGCATCACCAGAACCTTCTGGAGGTGTCCTGGAATGCTGAAACCCAACGATTCAGGGAATTTATTCTCTCCCTGTGTATGAGAAATGCCAGCTGGTCTCTCCTCATCTATTATCTGTGAAACTTCATTTGGGTTTACATATTAATACAAGTTGTTAAATTGACTGGTAGGGTTTAGCTATTTGTTCTGTTTCACCAGAACAGGGGCTAAGGAGCAGACCTCTAAGAGCCAGAGAGAGATAGGAGAGGAGCCAAAGTAGCACTGCCCCAAGCTGGGAGTTCAGGCTTTGGAGAAAGGGGATCAGATGCTATCTGGGGAATCTTGGTTCTTGATACCTCTGTTTGTGTCAGGGGGGACTTTTAAATTGGGAGTTGCTTTTGAAATTAATGCATATCTCAGATTTTGGTTAAGATTCTTATTTTATCTTAATGTTTAATCTTATTAAGAGAAAGGAGCTTTAGGGCAGAATTGCCTACCAGAAAAAATCTCAACTGCCTACCAGATAATTGGAATTTGCtcaacttggaagaaaaattttaaatagggcTACACTGTtttgatccaaccagtccattctgaaggagatcagccctggtatttctttggaaggaatgatgctaaagctga is part of the Bos indicus x Bos taurus breed Angus x Brahman F1 hybrid chromosome 10, Bos_hybrid_MaternalHap_v2.0, whole genome shotgun sequence genome and harbors:
- the NREP gene encoding neuronal regeneration-related protein; the encoded protein is MVYYPELSVWVCQEPFPDKEMEGRLPKGRLPVPKEVNRKKDGGIGAASLTPLGSNELHSPGTSYLHSF